The DNA region CATTGCAGGAGAAGCTTTTATATCAACTGATTCATTTGTTGGCATTACAACTAAAATTGATTTTGGTTTTGATTCCAAAAATGCCGAGTAGTCATAAATTTCAGGCTTTTTAGCACAACCTATAAAAATAAAAGATAATATCAAAGTTATAAAAATGCTATTTTTCATCTTTTTTACCTTTGTTTGATTTTTTCAAAAACTCAATGTAGGCTTTTGATTCAGGATAGAGCTGTGCTTCTTTATCAAGGTAGCTAATAAACTTACCGTGATTTCCCAAATTTGAGTATAAAAGCCCAAGATGAGCATAAATTCCTGGTGCAACTGGTCTGTTTCGTTTGTAAGACTTTTGGATTAGATTTTCCAAATTTGCAATTTGCTCGTTTATATCGCCATCTTGGTTTATATACTCATAAACTGATTTTGCGTAAGTTCCATCCCAGCAGTAGA from Campylobacter ureolyticus includes:
- a CDS encoding DUF4810 domain-containing protein, producing the protein MKYFLVGLLALLFVGCGAKKQSNIYCWDGTYAKSVYEYINQDGDINEQIANLENLIQKSYKRNRPVAPGIYAHLGLLYSNLGNHGKFISYLDKEAQLYPESKAYIEFLKKSNKGKKDEK